Genomic window (Streptomyces cadmiisoli):
GCGAGCAGATCAAGGTCTCGCTCACCGCCAACCCCTCGCACCTGGAGGCGGTCGACCCGGTTCTGGAGGGCGTCGCCCGCGCCAAGCAGGACATCATCAACAAGGGCGGCACGGACTTCACCGTCCTGCCGGTGGCCCTGCACGGCGACGCGGCCTTCGCGGGCCAGGGCGTGGTGGCCGAGACCCTGAACATGTCTCAGCTGCGCGGCTACCGCACCGGCGGCACGGTCCACGTGGTCATCAACAACCAGGTCGGCTTCACCGCGGCCCCCGAGTCCTCGCGCTCCTCGATGTACGCGACGGACGTGGCCCGCATGATCGAGGCCCCGATCTTCCACGTGAACGGCGACGACCCGGAGGCCGTGGTCCGCGTCGCGCGGCTGGCCTTCGAGTTCCGCCAGGCGTTCAACAAGGACGTGGTGATCGACCTCATCTGCTACCGCCGCCGCGGTCACAACGAGTCGGACAACCCGGCCTTCACCCAGCCGCTGATGTACGACCTGATCGACAAGAAGCGCTCGGTGCGCAAGCTCTACACCGAGTCCCTGATCGGTCGCGGTGACATCACCCTGGAAGAGGCCGAGCAGGCGCTCCAGGACTACCAGGGCCAGCTGGAGAAGGTCTTCACGGAGGTCCGCGAGGCCACCTCGCAGCCGGCGTCGGTGGAGACCCCGGACACCCAGGCCGAATTCCCGGTCGCGGTGAACACCGCCGTCTCCTCGGAGATCGTCAAGCGGATCGCCGAGTCCCAGGTCAACATCCCCGACCACATCACCGTCCACCCGCGTCTGCTGCCGCAGCTGCAGCGCCGGGCGACGATGGTCGAGGACGGCACCATCGACTGGGGCATGGGCGAGACCCTCGCGGTCGGCTCCCTCCTGCTGGAGGGCGTCCCGGTCCGGCTGGCGGGCCAGGACTCGCAGCGCGGTACGTTCGGCCAGCGGCACGCGGTCATCATCGACCGCACCACGGGCGACGAGTACACGCCGTTGCAGTACCTGTCCGAGGACCAGGCGCGCCTGACCGTCTACAACTCGCTGCTCTCCGAGTACGCGGCGATGGGCTTCGAGTACGGCTACTCGCTGGCCCGTCCGGACGCGCTGGTGATGTGGGAGGCGCAGTTCGGCGACTTCGTCAACGGCGCGCAGACGGTCGTGGACGAGTTCATCTCGTCCGCGGAGCAGAAGTGGGCCCAGACGAGCGGCGTGGTCCTGCTGCTGCCGCACGGTTACGAGGGCCAGGGCCCGGACCACTCGTCCGCCCGCCCGGAGCGCTTCCTCCAGCTGTGCGCGCAGAACAACATGACGGTCGCCATGCCGACCCTCCCGTCGAACTACTTCCACCTCCTGCGGTGGCAGGTGCACAACCCGCACCACAAGCCGCTGGTGGTCTTCACGCCGAAGTCGATGCTGCGTCTGAAGGCCGCGGCGTCGAAGGCGGACGAGTTCACCTCGGGCCAGTTCCGGCCGGTCATCGGTGACGCGTCGGTGGACCCGGCGGCGGTCAGGAAGGTCGTCTTCTGCGCCGGCAAGGTCTACTACGACCTGGAGGCCGAGCGTCAGAAGCGCGGCGCGACGGACACCGCGATCATCCGTATCGAGCGCCTCTACCCGCTGCCGGGTGCGGAGCTCCAGGCGGAGATCAAGAAGTACCCGAACGCCGAGAAGTACCTGTGGGCGCAGGAGGAGCCGGCGAACCAGGGTGCCTGGCCGTTCATCGCGCTCAACCTGATCGACCACCTGGACCTGGCGGTCGGCGCCGACGTCCCGCACGGCGAGCGCCTGCGCCGCATCTCGCGGCCGCACGGCTCGTCTCCCGCCGTCGGTTCCGCGAAGCGGCACCAGGCGGAGCAGGAGCAGCTGGTGCGTGAGGTGTTCGAGGCATAGCCCGTACGGCATGCGAGGGGCCCGGCCCCGAGTCCTGGTGACTCGGGGCCGGGCCCTTTCGTGTGCCGTCCGCGTCAGGTCGGCTGGGGCTCGAAGTCCCAGTAGGGGTGGCGGCGTTCGAGGATGCAGCGGGTGTGCATGTGCGCCTCGACGCACTTCGGACAGCGCGGGTGGGTGAGCGGGTCGAGCGGGCTTGCGTCTTCTCCGACCGGCCCTGGCCGGAGCACGCTCGAACTGCGACGAGGCCGGCCGCCCGGACGGTTCCGGTGCGAGTCCCGGGACCGGGCGGGCGGCGCATATTCTGAGGTCATGTACTTCACCGACCGAGGCATCGAAGAACTGGAGAAGCGGCGCGGCCAGGAGGAGGTCTCCTTCGAGTGGCTCGCCGAGCAGTTGCGGACTTTCGTCGACCTGAACCCGGACTTCGAGGTGCCGGTGGAGCGGCTGGCGACGTGGCTGGCCCGGCTGGACGACGAGGACGACGACTGAGGCCGACGGACAGCGTCCGGGTCGAACGACGACGGCCGACGTCGACGGAGACCGACGGAGACCGGCTGAGGTCGGCTGACGACGGCTCGGTCGACGCACGACGGCGGGCGTCCACGGACGACGGCTGAGGCCAGCGGCAGACATCGGCTGACGACGGCCGAGTTCGACCGACGCGAGCGGCACGCCCGACGGGGGCTGAGGCCGGCGAACGACCGTCTACGACGTCCCCGGGCACCTCCGGGACACCCCCGGACGCCCCAGGACGTCCCGCCGGTGTCAGTCCCGGGGCCGCCCCAGGTCGTATGCCAGGCCCAGCGTGCCGTGGCCCATCAGGAACGCGCCCGCGGCGGTCCAGCCGCCGCTGCGGCGGCGCAGGCCCCACGCGGTCAGCGGCAGGCCCGCGGCCACCTGCGTGAGGGCCAGCGCACGCGCTCGGGGATCCCCGGACCAGGGGAGATAGCGGCCCAGGCGGCTGCCCCGTACGACATCGAGATCCGCGCCGACCGCCGCGCGCCACCCCGCCCATTCGATCGTGCGGGTGTCCGGCTGCGCGCGGGCCGCGTCCCGCAGGCGGTGCGCGGGCTCGCCCGGGCGGAGACCGGCGGGCAGCGAGACCCCCTCGCGGCCGAGGACGTCGAGCAGCCCCCGCAGCCGGGCCGGCGCGTCGGCCGTGAGGTCGGGTTCCGTGAGGCGTTCCAGGGCCTGCAGGCCGAGGACCGGGTCCAGGCCGAGCCGTGCGGCGAAGGTGCGCATGGCCTCGTCCTCGCCGGCCGGGGTGCCGCCGGAGAGCCAGACGTAGTCGACCGGGCGGCGGAAGCCGGAGGCGAGTGTGCAGCCGGCGCGGTCCGCGTCCCACCACAGGGCCAGTACGGGCCAGGGCGCGCCGACCGCGAGAGCGGTGGCCCAGCCGGTGAGCACCCGGTCGACGGGATCGACACCGGCCAGCCAGGGCCCGCCCTCGGGGACCAGGACGCTCCATCCCTCACCGGCCCGGGTGAGCAGCATGCGCTCGCGGAGCAGGGGGGCGACGGGGGCGACGGACTCGGGGAGCGCCCGGCAGAGCAGAAGGGCGCCGGGAGCCACGGCGTCGGCCCGGGCATCGGCCTGGAACTCTTCCGTCGACATGGTCACACGCTAGGGCATTTGCCCGGCTTTGGAAGGTCGGCGGCCGTCACGAGCACTTCTTGACTTCCGACCGCCACGATATATCGTGTCTTACGGGAGACGCGATATGACGTGTCGTGTCCGTCCGTCCGGTCCCGCCCGCGGCCCGGCAGGTCGAGGAGGTCAGCACGATGTCCGAATGGTCCGTCGCCGAGCCGAGCAAGCTCACCTTCGACGAACCCTTGAGCGAACTCCAGGTGCGCATCGTCAACGGAACGGTGAACGTGGTGGGGACCGACGAGGGTTCCGCCCGCCTGGAGGTCGGCGAGATCGAGGGGCCGCCGCTGCTGGTCACCCGGCAGGGCGGCACGCTCACCGTGGCGTACGAGGACCTGCCCTGGAAGGGCTTCCTGAAGTGGCTCGACCGCAAGGGCTGGCGGCGCAGCGCCGTGGTCACACTGGCCGTGCCGGCCGCCACCCGGGTCGAGGTGGGTGTGGTCGGCGCCGCCGCCGTGGTCTCCGGCATCGAGGGACGGGCGGAGGTGAAGGGCGTCTCCGGGGACACGACCCTCGTGGGACTCTCCGGCCCGGTCCGCGCCGACACCGTCTCGGGCAGCGTGGAGGCGCAGGCCCTCTCGGGCGACCTGCGCTTCAACTCCGTCTCGGGTGACCTGACGGTGGTCGAGGGCGCGGGGTCCTCGGTGCGGGCCGACTCGGTCAGCGGCTCGATGATCGTCGACCTGGACCCGACGGGCGGCCCCACCGACATCAGCCTGAACAGCGTCTCCGGCGAGATCGCGATCCGGCTGCCGCATCCGGCGGACGCGGAGGTGGAGGCCAACACCGCGAGCGGCACGGTCTCCAACGCCTTCGAGGATCTGCGGGTGACGGGTCAGTGGGGGGCGAAGCGGATCACGGGCCGCCTCGGCTCGGGCAGCGGCCGGCTGAAGGCCACGACGGTATCCGGCTCCATCGCCCTGCTGCGGCGCCCGCCGTCGCAGGACGGGCCGTGGGACGGCGCGCCGGACGGACCGCGGCGGGAACCGGGGGAGAATTCGGCGTCCGGCCAGGACGTCAGGACGACCACACCCGACGCCCCGGCCGACGGTACGACCGACAAGAAGGTGCTCTGACATGCCTCCCGTCTTCGCCCACGGCCGCCTGCGTCTCTACCTGCTGAAACTGCTGGACGAGGCCCCGCGCCACGGCTACGAGGTGATCCGCCTCCTGGAGGAGCGCTTCCAGGGGCTGTACGCGCCGTCGGCGGGCACGGTCTACCCGCGCCTCGCCAAGCTGGAGGCCGAGGGCCTGGTCACACACACCACCGAGGGCGGCCGCAAGGTGTACGCCATCACGGACGCGGGCCGCGCCGAACTGGCCGACCGCAGCGGTGAACTGGCCGATCTGGAGCTGGAGATCCGCGAGTCGGTGGCGGAGCTGGCAGCCGAGATCCGCGCCGACGTACGCGGCGCGGCGGGCGACCTGCGGCGCGAGATGCGGGCCGCGGCGACCGAGGCCCGCACCGGCACCGACGGCCGCGGCACCGCCGGGGACTCCGCAGGCCAGGGCGGCTTCGGCGGTTACGGCGACAGCGAGGCCTGGCGCGCCGCCAAGGAGGAGATGCGCCGCGTGAAGCAGGAGTGGAAGGAGCAGGCCCGGCGCGCCAAGGACGAGAGCCGCCGGGCGCGCGAGGAGGCCCAGCGGGCCCGGCACCAGGCCAAGGAGGCGCAGGACCGTGCGCGGGCCCAGGCGACGGAGGAGGTGCAGCGCATCGCGCAGCGGGTCCAGGAACAGGTGCAGGACCACTTCTCGCGGGGCGACTGGCCCACGGGCGTACGCGAGGGCCTGACGGAACTCGCCAAGGAGTTCGGCGACTTCGGCAAGCACTTCGGGGAGGACTTCGGCAAGGACTTCGGCTTCGGCCGCGGCGGCGCCGACAAGCCGGCCCCGGGACCGGACCGTGCGGCGGAGCCGCGGGACGTCCCGGCCGACCCCGAGCCGGCCTGGGCGCACGACGACGCCTCCACGGGCGACCCCGCCCGCGACCTGGACCGTCTGCTGGACCGCTTCCGCGACGACATCCGCGACGCGGCCCGCGACAACGGCGTCACCCCGGCCCAGCTCCGCGACGCCCGACGCCATCTGTCCACGGCGGCGGCCCACATCGGAGTGCTTCTGCGCTCCCCGAAGCAGTAGGCCCGCCCCTCGCGTCCCGCCGGTCGGCCTCGCGGCGACGGCCGCGCCCGGCCGCGCGGCCGAAGCCCGCCGGCGGGCCGGCCGTCCCCGGGCCGCCGGCCCGGGGCGAAGCCCCCGTCAGCCCGCCTCGACCTCTCCCCCGCCGTCCAGCACCCGCGTGACCGTGTCGTACGTGACCCCGTGGTCCGCGAGCACCTCCGCGGCGACGCCCGGCCGGGAGGCGAGGGCGAGGAGGATGTGCTCGTCCCCGATGTGGCGGTCCCGGCGGGCGACGGCGATGCGCAGGGACCTCTCCAGTACGTCCTTGGCGTCCCGGCCGAAGGAACCGCCCCCGGACCACCGCCCCCGGTCCTCGCGCTTCCCCGACATGGCGCCCACGCCGTGCGCCTCCTCCACCCGCGAGACGATCTCCGCGACGTCGATGCCCAGTCCGGCCAGGGCGTCCGTGTCCGCCTGCGACAGCCCGGCGCGGCGGCGGGCCTCGTCCAGTGCCCGCGTCACCGACCCGGCACGCCCGGACAGCCCCAGTTCGGCCAGCGCGAAAGCGCCCCGGCCCTCGCCCCGGTCGAGCAGCGCCAGCAGCAGGTGCTCGGCCTCGACGGTCCCCGTCTCCGTGCTCTCGCGGTGCGCGACGGCCCCCTTGACCACGGCGCGGGCGTCCTTCGTGAACCGTTCGAACATCATCGCCTCCCGTACTTCTTGTGCACGGCCTGCCTGCTCACGCCGAGTTCCGCGGCGATCTCCTGCCACGACCAGCCCTGATTGCGCGCGTTGCGCACCTGGACGGCCTCCAACTGCTCCAGCAGCCGCCGCAGCGCGGCGACCGCGCGCAGTCCGATCCGCGGATCGCGGTCACCGGCCCGCTCGGCGAGTTCCGTAGCTTCCGTCATGCATGTCAACCT
Coding sequences:
- a CDS encoding HTH domain-containing protein, with the protein product MTEATELAERAGDRDPRIGLRAVAALRRLLEQLEAVQVRNARNQGWSWQEIAAELGVSRQAVHKKYGRR
- a CDS encoding Clp protease N-terminal domain-containing protein; protein product: MFERFTKDARAVVKGAVAHRESTETGTVEAEHLLLALLDRGEGRGAFALAELGLSGRAGSVTRALDEARRRAGLSQADTDALAGLGIDVAEIVSRVEEAHGVGAMSGKREDRGRWSGGGSFGRDAKDVLERSLRIAVARRDRHIGDEHILLALASRPGVAAEVLADHGVTYDTVTRVLDGGGEVEAG
- a CDS encoding DUF4097 family beta strand repeat-containing protein, with product MSEWSVAEPSKLTFDEPLSELQVRIVNGTVNVVGTDEGSARLEVGEIEGPPLLVTRQGGTLTVAYEDLPWKGFLKWLDRKGWRRSAVVTLAVPAATRVEVGVVGAAAVVSGIEGRAEVKGVSGDTTLVGLSGPVRADTVSGSVEAQALSGDLRFNSVSGDLTVVEGAGSSVRADSVSGSMIVDLDPTGGPTDISLNSVSGEIAIRLPHPADAEVEANTASGTVSNAFEDLRVTGQWGAKRITGRLGSGSGRLKATTVSGSIALLRRPPSQDGPWDGAPDGPRREPGENSASGQDVRTTTPDAPADGTTDKKVL
- a CDS encoding PadR family transcriptional regulator, encoding MPPVFAHGRLRLYLLKLLDEAPRHGYEVIRLLEERFQGLYAPSAGTVYPRLAKLEAEGLVTHTTEGGRKVYAITDAGRAELADRSGELADLELEIRESVAELAAEIRADVRGAAGDLRREMRAAATEARTGTDGRGTAGDSAGQGGFGGYGDSEAWRAAKEEMRRVKQEWKEQARRAKDESRRAREEAQRARHQAKEAQDRARAQATEEVQRIAQRVQEQVQDHFSRGDWPTGVREGLTELAKEFGDFGKHFGEDFGKDFGFGRGGADKPAPGPDRAAEPRDVPADPEPAWAHDDASTGDPARDLDRLLDRFRDDIRDAARDNGVTPAQLRDARRHLSTAAAHIGVLLRSPKQ
- a CDS encoding DUF6104 family protein; this encodes MYFTDRGIEELEKRRGQEEVSFEWLAEQLRTFVDLNPDFEVPVERLATWLARLDDEDDD